One Marmota flaviventris isolate mMarFla1 chromosome 17, mMarFla1.hap1, whole genome shotgun sequence genomic window, AAGACTCGTCAGAGTTCAAGGTCGGTCGGGGAGGTGCACTGCAAGCCCCCGGGAGCACGGGGCTGCCGCGttgccgccgccaccgccgcaaGCCTTCTCCCGGACTTAGCTTTGGTTTTCATTGATTCCCTTTGCAATAGCGCAGCAGAATCCCGACCAGCCGCACCAGCCCCGGCGAACCCGAGCATGTTAATCTATTTATATGGATTATTACAGAGAAACAGCGGGCGTTGAGTCACCAAAACATTTGCTCCAAAAGACCATTTCTAAGCACTTTTGGAAGCGGGCAGGCTCCGGGCACTTAAACCGGGACACACGAGCGGCGGCTTTTCGAATACTGCAAACTCTAGCTGAGTCCCCGATACTGCGGAGAGAGCAGCGAAAAGAAATGTCGCGGTGGAAGTAGatcctagacacacacacacacacacacacacacacacgggggggAACGCAGAGACGGTACCAAATTCTGAAATTCAGAGAGTAAGGCAAACTTACACACTTGGACGTCCCGGGTCCCCCGCCTTCCCCAcagcgccccctccccccaccaggcCCTCCACCCTTGGGCtgcgctcccctcccctctcctccctctggtCTCGTCACCCAGCCCACAGCCACAATCCTCCTCCCCTTCCAAAATCGGATCCAATCAGCTGTTTGCCAGCCCGGGGACTGCCGTGCTGTGATTGGCTGAACGTCTCTAAGGTGAGGGGCAGTATTTATTAAAGAGACCCGGGGCTGTGAGTTGGAGAGCCGAGAGCCGAGCTCGGAACTGACTGCAAACTTCAGTGGCGCGGCGACTCACCAGTTTCACCCCGGGAACTTTCCTTTGCAGGAGGAGAAGCGAAGGGGTGCAAGTGCCCCACTTTtgctttcttccccttctcctcttcttctccaaTTCGTCTTCCCCATTTTGGAGCGGGCAGCTGCGGACCCGCCACCCAGCGCCTAGCTAAGTGCTCGCTGCTGCAGCCAGGTGACGCGCCAAGCTTCTTGGGAGCCGCTCGCTCCGCGTCCGCGTCCGGGCAGCCGAGGGGAGAGGAGCCCGCGCCTCGAGTCCCCGAGCCGCCGCGGCTTCTCGCCTTTCCCGGCCTCCCGCCCCCTGCCCCGGGCCTGCGTATGAATCTCCTGGACCCCTTCATGAAGATGACCGACGAGCAGGAGAAGGGCCTGTCCGGCGCTCCCAGCCCCACCATGTCCGAGGACTCGGCTGGCTCGCCCTGCCCATCAGGCTCCGGCTCCGACACCGAGAACACGCGGCCCCAGGAAAACACATTCCCCAAGGGCGAGCCGGACCTGAAGAAGGAAAGCGAAGAGGACAAGTTCCCTGTGTGCATCCGCGAGGCGGTCAGCCAGGTGCTCAAGGGCTACGACTGGACCCTGGTGCCTATGCCGGTACGCGTCAACGGCTCCAGCAAGAACAAACCGCACGTCAAGCGGCCCATGAACGCCTTTATGGTGTGGGCGCAGGCGGCGCGCAGGAAGCTGGCCGACCAGTACCCGCACCTGCACAACGCGGAGCTCAGCAAGACGCTGGGCAAGCTCTGGAGGTAGGGCCCTGCGGGGGGCGGTGCAGTGGGGTGGGCTCTGTTGCAGCTGGGGGTGCTGGCCTGGGCTGAAGGTCCTTGCCCCGCCCCCCACGGCAGGGAGTTGCCGTTCCCGGAGCCAGCGCGCGCAGAGGAAGGGGGGTGGTTACTTTGGCTCTAAATTGGACCAAGTTCTTGAGATTTGAGGGGAGACAGCTGAGGACCGGCTTTTAGAAGACAGGAGGAGGGCAATGCCAGCTAGTCGCCTTGGAGTTAAATGGTGGTGGGGAGTTGCGTCACCCTCCCAGGAACTGCACCCTTTCGTGCAGCCGACACTCAATGAgatgggggggtgggggctgaggctggaagagACCCCTGGCAGGaatgggggaaggagggaggttgCTGGGAATGGGGTTGGGGAGTTGGGGAAAACTTCTCCAGTTTAAGTAATTTTCCGgaaagttcttttttttggggggggggggcgcacaTAACTCCGGTAGCAAAGATGTTCAGAGCGACAGCAGTGGGGAGCTGCTTTCCTCTCCGAGGTTTCCAAAATAGAAGGAGAGGGGGGTGGGGCGAGGAGTGACCTCTCAGGTCGGACTACGAGAACTcaaaattttctttgcttttcttttacttaaaaaaaaaaaagttacgaGCTATAACACTGACTGGAAGACAGGGAGAAGGAGGATGTGTAAGAAGGTGGCGGGGTGGTGGGGGCCTGACACCTCGCCGAGTTCACTGActtccccctctttttttctgcgttccccgccccccccccgccccctccagACTGCTCAACGAGAGCGAGAAGCGGCCCTTCGTGGAGGAAGCAGAGCGGCTACGCGTGCAGCACAAGAAGGACCACCCGGACTACAAGTACCAGCCACGGCGGAGGAAGTCGGTGAAAAATGGGCAGGCCGAGGCCGAGGAGGCCACGGAGCAGACGCACATTTCTCCCAACGCCATCTTCAAGGCGCTGCAGGCCGACTCACCGCACTCCTCCTCGGGCATGAGCGAAGTGCATTCCCCTGGTGAGCACTCGGGTGAGTCCCACCCCGACTCCAGGCCAAGCCACccgcagccccccccccccactgggcACATACCCAGCCGCACCCCCCACCCTCCTAGGAGGTTCTGTTGGGGGAATTTGTGCTCCCCGGATGGGAAGCCCTAACCTTTGCACCTAATCCCGCTCCCTATTCTGTCCAGGGTCccagcacacacatgcacacatacacacgtgcGCACCAACTTAGTCCCAGCATCCCAAGagtaatttttttattgctaagtaaaatgCCTTTACAACTTTACGAACTTACCCTCTTCGTTTCTTTGCTCCCCACCCCAAAAGCACACACAGCCGCTCTTCTACAAGTAGCAATTTGGTCTTCCTTACCCTTGGGGCCTCAGACCTTCCCCTGATAAAAGGAGGCTGCTAAGTGTGTACCTGCAGGTTAATCATTTGGTGACTTATCTTTGGTGCAGCGCCCTCCCCGCTCCTGCGCGGGTCCTTATTACACCTTAGCAACAAGGGAGGGTCCCAGGAAGGTTCCTAAGACTAAGGCCGCTGCACAGCCCTCGTtgactttccccttctttttcttttatttcctgcaGGTCAATCGCAGGGCCCACCGACTCCACCCACCACCCCCAAAACCGACGTGCAGCCGGGCAAGGCTGACCTGAAGCGAGAGGGGCGCCCCCTGCCAGAGGGAGGCAGACAGCCCCCCATTGACTTCCGTGATGTGGACATCGGCGAGCTGAGTAGCGACGTCATCTCCAACATTGAGACCTTCGATGTCAATGAATTTGACCAGTACCTGCCGCCCAATGGCCACCCGGGGGTGCCGGCCACGCATGGCCAGGTCACCTACACCGGCAGCTATGGTATCAGCAGCACCGCAGCGACATCCGCCGGCGCCGGCCACGGGTGGATGTCCAAGCAGCAGGCACCACCGCCGCCCCCGCAGCAGCCCCCGCAGGCCCCTCAAGCCCCCCAGGCACCCCCACAGCAGCAGGCGGCGCCCCCACAGCAGCAGGCAGCGCCCCCACAGCAGCAGCAGGCGCATACGCTGACCACGCTGAGCAGCGAGCCGGGGCAGTCCCAGAGAACCCACATCAAGACGGAgcagctgagccccagccacTACAGCGAGCAGCAGCAGCACTCACCGCAGCAGATCGCTTACAGCCCTTTCAACCTCCCTCACTACAGCCCCTCCTACCCGCCCATCACCCGCTCGCAGTACGACTACACCGACCACCAGAACTCGGGCTCCTACTACAGCCACGCAGCGGGCCAGGGCTCTGGTCTCTACTCCACCTTCACCTACATGAACCCCGCCCAGCGCCCCATGTACACCCCCATTGCCGACACCTCGGGGGTCCCGTCCATCCCGCAGACCCACAGCCCTCAGCACTGGGAACAACCCGTCTACACACAGCTCACCAGACCATAAGGAGACCTTAAACAAAGGGCGATGATGGCCGAGATGATCATACAAATAACCCAAGAAAGAAATAACCAAGCAGAATTTcctttggacattttttttcctgttctcttaAAGACACTTAAGCTAAAGGCAACTCGTACTCACATTCCAAGACAGAAATGTTACGTATCCAAACGCAGTACCAACTTGTTGTGAATCAGTGGCCAGGCCACTCTTGCCTAGATGGACCAGCAGCATTGAAGAGAAACCGGACTTAAACTTCCGAGCAAGTGTGGAGAATGACGGAGAGTCCTGTGACCAGTTTGCTCAATTCTCCCTGCCAGTTTGgactttgtaattattttttagcagtaattaaagaaaaaaagtcctcTGTGAggaatattctctattttaaatatttttagtatgtaCTGTGTATGATTCATTACCATTTTGAGGggatttatacatatttttagataaaaaaattaaatgctcttATTTTTCCAACAGCTAAACTACTCTTAGTTGAACAGTGTGCCCTAGCTTTTCTTGCAACCAGAGTATTTTTGTACAGATTTGCATTCtcctacaaaaaaaagaaaaaaagatagaaaaaaaaagttttaaaaagtgtgtcataatattaacataaaaaagATAAGCAGAATTGTGTTATGTGATCAGTTTTGGGGGTAAGCTTTGCTTAATTCCTCAGGCTTTCCAATTCAAGGAGGAGCTGccttaaagaaataatgaaagccTTATTTTGCAAATAGAGTAAATAAATAGTCTAGGAAGCATTTGGTAAGCTTtatcctatatatatattttaaacaagagGGAAACACCTTGAGCCTTAAAATCATGCTGCTGGCAATACTTGCGCTCTATTTAGCAGGTGTCCTCCTGCCTTTGCTTGTTCCCTGCAGTCTTAAGACAGAAGTGAAAGGTGAGCAAAGGAGAAGGGGTCTGTTTGGGGAATGTAACAGCAGCTAAGAAGTGCCCCAGTGCACTGCCCCCCTGGTTGCCTGCCTGGCCCATGTGGACCGCAGATGCTGGAGTCTGTTTGCTCAGACATCACCTGTGCCTCTCTGAACACCAGCAGTTAACCTTCAAGACATTCCACgtgctaaaattatttattttgtaaggagaggttttaattaagaaaagaaaatcgtcctcctttttttttttaatttttatttactgtcTTTTAAAATAGGTTGTTGGAGCCTTCCTCAAAGGGTATGGTCATCTGTTGTTAAATTATGTTCTTAACTgtaaccagtttttttttttatttatctctttaatctttttttttattattaaaagcaaGTTTCTTTGGATTTCTCATCCTAGATTTGTACAAATGCCTTTTTGTCCGtcctggttttttttgttttttttttctctctctctctctctttgttgtttttgttgaaaACAAACTGGAAACTTGTTTCTCTTTTGTACAAATGAGAGGTTGCAAATGTAGTGTATCACTGAGTCATTTGCAGTGTTTTCTGCCACAGATCTTTGGGCTGcctaaattgtgtgtgtgtgtgtgtgtgtgtgtgtatacacaaaatAATGCAAGCAAGTGTCATCGTGTTCCCCTGCACTTCTCTTGCAGAGACAGAAGATGCAGAAAAGGAATCAGCCCACTGACAGACCTTAATCTTTGATTACTGCTGTGGCTGGAGAGTTTGaggattgctttttaaaaaagacagcagactttttttttatttaagaaaaagatatattaaCAGTTTTAGAAGTCAGAGTCAGTAGAATAAAATCTTAAAGCACTCTTATAATATGGCATCTTTCAATTTCTGTATAAAAgcagatctttttttaaaaaaaaatatttctgtaacttAAGAAACCCgacatttaaaatcatattttctctttaggtaaggtttggtttgtgtttgtgttttgtttgttccGCTTGTTGTTTCCCTCCAAACCTTTTGTTCTCTCTGTGAAACttacctttccttcctttttttttttttgtatattattgtttacaataaatatacattgcattaaaaagaaaatggacctATGGATTTATTTATCTGCTTCTATAGTTAAAAGGGTGATTGGAGGAATTGAAGCACTAATAAGATTATAAAATGCCGATCACTGGTGTTTGCTTTCACGAGCTTCCACGATCCTGACAGTCACTGAGGAAGAG contains:
- the Sox9 gene encoding transcription factor SOX-9 isoform X2, translating into MNLLDPFMKMTDEQEKGLSGAPSPTMSEDSAGSPCPSGSGSDTENTRPQENTFPKGEPDLKKESEEDKFPVCIREAVSQVLKGYDWTLVPMPVRVNGSSKNKPHVKRPMNAFMVWAQAARRKLADQYPHLHNAELSKTLGKLWRLLNESEKRPFVEEAERLRVQHKKDHPDYKYQPRRRKSVKNGQAEAEEATEQTHISPNAIFKALQADSPHSSSGMSEVHSPGQSQGPPTPPTTPKTDVQPGKADLKREGRPLPEGGRQPPIDFRDVDIGELSSDVISNIETFDVNEFDQYLPPNGHPGVPATHGQVTYTGSYGISSTAATSAGAGHGWMSKQQAPPPPPQQPPQAPQAPQAPPQQQAAPPQQQAAPPQQQQAHTLTTLSSEPGQSQRTHIKTEQLSPSHYSEQQQHSPQQIAYSPFNLPHYSPSYPPITRSQYDYTDHQNSGSYYSHAAGQGSGLYSTFTYMNPAQRPMYTPIADTSGVPSIPQTHSPQHWEQPVYTQLTRP
- the Sox9 gene encoding transcription factor SOX-9 isoform X1; its protein translation is MNLLDPFMKMTDEQEKGLSGAPSPTMSEDSAGSPCPSGSGSDTENTRPQENTFPKGEPDLKKESEEDKFPVCIREAVSQVLKGYDWTLVPMPVRVNGSSKNKPHVKRPMNAFMVWAQAARRKLADQYPHLHNAELSKTLGKLWRLLNESEKRPFVEEAERLRVQHKKDHPDYKYQPRRRKSVKNGQAEAEEATEQTHISPNAIFKALQADSPHSSSGMSEVHSPGEHSGQSQGPPTPPTTPKTDVQPGKADLKREGRPLPEGGRQPPIDFRDVDIGELSSDVISNIETFDVNEFDQYLPPNGHPGVPATHGQVTYTGSYGISSTAATSAGAGHGWMSKQQAPPPPPQQPPQAPQAPQAPPQQQAAPPQQQAAPPQQQQAHTLTTLSSEPGQSQRTHIKTEQLSPSHYSEQQQHSPQQIAYSPFNLPHYSPSYPPITRSQYDYTDHQNSGSYYSHAAGQGSGLYSTFTYMNPAQRPMYTPIADTSGVPSIPQTHSPQHWEQPVYTQLTRP